The DNA segment GACGCCGAGTTCGACGGGCGCGACGCCGCGCTCCTCCGAGCGGTCCACGAGACGGGCTCGGTCGCGGGCGCGGCCGGCGATCTGGGGCGTTCGCGGGCGCGGGCGCTCTCGCGGATCGAGGGCCTGGAGCAGGCGTTCGGGACCCTCGTCGAGCGCCGGCGCGGCGGCTCCGGCGGCGGCGGCAGCCGACTTGCGGCTGGCGGCCGAGCGCTCCTCGACCGCTACGACCGTCTGCAGGCCGTGCTCGCCGCGACCGCGAGCGTCCCCGAGACGGTGCTCGACGGGGCGGTCGCGAGCGTCGACGGCGAACTGGTCGACGTCGACACCGCGGTCGGACGGGTCCGAGGGCTCCACGACGGTGCGGCGGCCGGGGACAGGGTGCAGGTGCGGATCGGCGCCGACGCGGTGACCGTGTATAAGAGCGGCGTCGACGTGGACCCGGACGCGACGAGCGCCCGGAACCGACTGCGCGGCGAGGTGGTCGGGATCGACGCGGGCGAGACGGTGTCGACGGTCGGGGTCGCGGTGGACGGAGTGGAGTTTCAGGTGTTGATCACGGCGGAGAGCGCGGAGCGATTGGGATTGTGCGAGGGC comes from the Halorubrum depositum genome and includes:
- a CDS encoding TOBE domain-containing protein; this encodes MDESGDEGAAEGNAAEESAAERSTAEESAAGAGRGSAALIEGDAEFDGRDAALLRAVHETGSVAGAAGDLGRSRARALSRIEGLEQAFGTLVERRRGGSGGGGSRLAAGGRALLDRYDRLQAVLAATASVPETVLDGAVASVDGELVDVDTAVGRVRGLHDGAAAGDRVQVRIGADAVTVYKSGVDVDPDATSARNRLRGEVVGIDAGETVSTVGVAVDGVEFQVLITAESAERLGLCEGDDVAIRWKATATRVVEHVGRSVRE